Part of the Longimicrobiaceae bacterium genome is shown below.
GCTTCAAGCTGGCGCTCACCGAGAGCGAGCCCACCATCAAGCCGTACGACGAGGCGCGCTGGGCCGAGCTGCCGGACACGCGCTCGGTGCCGGTGGAGACGTCGCTGGCGCTGCTCGACGCGCTGCACGAGCGGTGGGACGCGGTGCTCCGCGGCATGCAGCCGGCAGACTTCGAGCGCAGGCTGGTGCACCCGGAGAACGGGCCCATGGACCTGGACGCGCTGCTGGCGCTGTACGCCTGGCACGGCCGGCACCACGTGGCCCACGTGAGCGCCCTCCGCGAGCGCATGGGCTGGAACGCGGCCGAGGCGCCCGCATCCGCCTGATCTCCAGGCGGGTTGGGCCGCGACGGAAAACGAAGAGGAGGACCGGGCGCCATGCCCGGTCCTCCTCTTCGTTCGTCCACACGTGCTGCGTAGCCGTCTTCCGGCTCACTCCGGGTACGGGTACTCGGGGCAGATGCGGCAGTACGTCATGGCCGTGGGGTTGGTGATCATCACCGCCAGGCCGGTGTCGCTCGGGTCACCGCCGGGGATCTGCGTGGCGAACGAATCCACGATCAGCTCCTCGGCCGTCAGCTTCAGTCGCTCCATGGTTCCCTCGGATCGAGTGGGTTGGGGACCGCGCAAGCTGCGCAGCCCGGTGCCTCAGATCTCCGTCGCCGGCGGGTACTCGGGGCAGATGTAGCACCACGTGTTGGCCGTGGGGTCCGTCGTGGGCTTGATCGTGATGTACAGCCGGTCCACCGAGCCGCCCGAGAGGGCCTGCTCGGTGGGGAACGACGACACTTCGAGCTCGTCGGCCGAGAGTCTGAACTTGTTGTCCATGCGTGCCTCCGTGGTGGGGTGATGGATGGGGTGCGGGGCGCGGGGAGGCGCCCCCCGCGGCTCAGAACCCGGGCTGCGGGTAGACCGGGCAGACGTAGCAGTGCGTCGCCTCGGTGGGGTCGGTCGTGGGCCGCTGCGGGCTGTACAGCGCCGCGGTGGCCGGGTCCGGCTGGAACGACGAAACCTCGATCGAGTCTGCGTCGAGCGTGAGCTTCTGCATGTCGAATCTCGGGTGGGGTGTGGGGAGATGGACTGCCGCCGCGTCAGTACGCGATGGTCTCGGTCTGCGGGTACACCGGGCAGACGTAGCAGTACGTCATGGCGGTGGGGTCGTACGAGATGGGTCCGATGGTGTCGATCGTCTTGTCGATCGTGGGCAGGCGGTACAGGTCGCTCGTCTCGGTCTGGAACGAGGTGACGGACAGGTCGTCCATCGAGAGCTTCAGCATGGGGATTCTCCGTATGAGAGGTGGCGGGAAAGAGGCCGGCTGCCGAATCTAGGGCAAGCTTCCAAAACGCGCAATTGTGTCTTGAAATGATCAACCGTGCACATGTGGCGCACTCCTTCTGTTTGCTACATGCGGTACGCGGATGCGAAAAGAGGAGGTCCGGCGCGGCAGCCGGTCCTCCTCTCTCGTCTTCCGCCCTGGCGCCGTCAGCGACGGTGCCGGATCGGCATGATTACTCGGTGTACGCGGGGCAGACGAAGCACCACGAGTTGTCCGTCGGGTCGGTCGGATCGGTGCCGATCATCCGGTCCGGCGAGGGGGCAATGCTGGCGGCGGTCTCGAACGACGACACCTGCAGGTCCTCGGGCGACAGCGTGATCTTGTTCATGCGCGGCTCCATGAGTGGATCGATGTGTGTTGTGCGGGGCTGAGCATCGAATGTACGGAGGAACGCCAGAACGGGCAATTGCGTCTCCAAACGTATGCTGCGCGGAGAGACTGGAATCATGGGCGAAGGCAACACATCTGCCGACCCACTGTCCCGAAGCGGGCGCAGCGTGCGATGCCCGTAGTCGCGGGCCGCCGCCGGATTTTCAAGGCTCGTGATCAACCAAGCCTTTGGGAGATGCCGACTGGCACGGCGGAGGTGACCCAGCAAGCGTCTCCTGTGGCTTGGCTCAGAGGACGAGGTGAATCTCACGCGGGATGCGCTCAGGCGGATACGGGGACGAGCGCGGGGGCGGCATCGGTGATGGGGATGCCGCGGGCGGCGGCCTGCGCGACGATGACGTCGGCGACCTGCACGCCCTCGTAGTAGCGCTTGATGCCGATGCGGTGGCGCTTGCCCGACACGTTGTGCAGGTACATCACCTTCGGCCCGCGCTCCACTCGCGCGATGTCGGCCCACGGCACGTCGAAGCGGCGGAAGGCGGCCAGCTTGGCGCGGATTCCCTCGTCGCTCACGCGCACCTGGCGCGGGCCGCGGCGCTTGACCATGTGCGCGCGGAGGCGACCCTGGCCGAGCGTGAAGATGCCGGCGGCGATGGCGGCGTACGACGGCTTGCCGGTCTGCACGTACCGCTGCGCGGCTTCGGTGAACAGCACCGTCGCGGCGACCACGTCCACCCACTCGATGGCCGCGGCATCGTCCGCGTCGGTCTTCGGAGTGTGGCGGCGCAGGTGGCGCATCTCCCGGGCGACGGTGAGCACGACCAGCGCGGCCACGCCGAGCTCCAGCCACGAGAACGCGCGCGCCCACGGGCTGGCGGCGTGCAGGCCCTCCAGGCCGACGGTCGCCAGCGCGATCACGGGCGGCAGGTTGTTCAGCACGTCCAGCTTCTGCCGCATCTCCAGCCGCCGGTCGTGCAGCCGGATCACGATCTCGTCCATGTGAGCTCCGCAGGTGGTCGAGCTTGGAGATGGGATGCCGCCTCGCCGCCGTTCATCGCCGCCAGCACTGAGCAGCGCTGTTCGCGATGCCGGTTCGGGAGATGTGCATCTCACCACCGGGCCGAACGCGCGGAGGACCACGGTGGACCGACGAGAATCCGCCGGGGAGGTTTCGGCGGGAGATGCAATCCAGGCCCATCCGCCGTCACGCCGGACGCGGGCGAAGATCGAGTCCGGCGCCGTTCATCTACCGAGGTGCCTGCGAGCGTTCAGCGCGGCGTGGGGAGGAGGAACGCGATGAGGACGGCGACCTCCGCGATTTCGACGATGGCGAAGGCCGCCGCCGGGGCAAGGCCACCGAAACGGCGCGCCAGGAAGCCGGCGGCCGCGAGTGCCGCGAGCGTGCCCGAGCAGACGGCGACGGCGATGCCCAGCGGCGAAGCGGCGACGGAGGTCAGGTAGAGGAGGATGCCCATCGCGACGGCGGTGGCACCCCAGACCGGGACGGCGGAGTCACCGGAGGACGATGCGTCGCCCGGAGCCGGGTAGGTCCCGAGGGCGTAGACCATGAGCCAGCGGGCGAGCGGCGCGGCGACGAGGGGCGCGACCGCCGGGGCGGAGGCCAGCGCGGCCCACTTGGCGCCCAGCAGGAGACCGGCCGCGAGCATGCCGCCGATGCCCATCTCCCGTGACCGCAGCACGTTCAGCATGCGCAGGCGCGCCGACGCGGCGCTGGCGTACGGCGAGCGGCGGCGGGCGAAGGCGGTGGCGCAGCATGCGGAGAATCCGCGCAGTCCGGCCGTTCCGCTCGCCGCGACCCAGGCGCAGAGCGCGAGGGCGGCGCGGGCGAGAGGCGGCAGCGGGAGCAGCAGGGCCAGGGCGGGCGCGATGCCCATCGCCAGGCCCACCACGGGGTAGGCGACGAGGGACGAGCGGACCTCGTCCGCATCCGCCGGCGCGTGCAGGCGGACGGGCACGGTCGTGAGCGCCGCGGCGGCTAGGGCCAGCGGGCGAAGGAGCTGTTCGCGGGTGCGCTGCGAGGGTGCGGCGGAGCGGACGCGCGCGGCGTCCGCTCCGGTGGAGATCTGGTGCATCTGTGCGGGTACGGCGGAAGGGCTCAGTCCTGCGGGACGCTCGCGAAGTCGATGGCGAACGGGCAGACGCCGGTCTCGGTCTGCGCATCGACCGCGAAGGCGGCGGTCAGGCGGTACACGGTGCCGGGGTTCTGGCAGGTGCCGGGGTTCAGCACGAACAGGCGGCCGGGCCGGTCGAAGCCCAGGCTGGACACGGGCGGCGTGGTGCCGGGCTTGACCGGGTTGCCCGCGCCGCGCACGAAGCCGGTGGCGGGGTCCCACACGATCACGCCGGTGCCGTAGACGCCCACGTACAGCCGGTGGTCCGGCCCCGCGGCGATGGCGCCGGGGAAGTCGCCGAAGCCCGCGACGCGCGAGGTCTCGCGAAGCGTCGTGGCGTCCACGACGGAGACGGAGCCGTCGTTCGCGCCGAAGCTGCCTGAGTTTACAACGTACAGGCGCCCGCTGTCCACCACGCCACCCGACGGGTTGAAGCCGGTGAGCTGCACGGTGCCCGCGTTGTGCACCGACGCGTCGATGACGCTCACGGTGCCGGGGCCGCTGGGGGTGAAGTTCACCAGCTGGGCGTTGATGACGTACACGCGG
Proteins encoded:
- a CDS encoding putative metal-dependent hydrolase, with product MDDLRYPVGRFERPGRLSDAQRRELIAQVAATPARLRAVVEDLNEGQLDTPYRPGGWTVRQLAHHVPDSHLNAYTRFKLALTESEPTIKPYDEARWAELPDTRSVPVETSLALLDALHERWDAVLRGMQPADFERRLVHPENGPMDLDALLALYAWHGRHHVAHVSALRERMGWNAAEAPASA
- a CDS encoding adenosylcobinamide-GDP ribazoletransferase — protein: MHQISTGADAARVRSAAPSQRTREQLLRPLALAAAALTTVPVRLHAPADADEVRSSLVAYPVVGLAMGIAPALALLLPLPPLARAALALCAWVAASGTAGLRGFSACCATAFARRRSPYASAASARLRMLNVLRSREMGIGGMLAAGLLLGAKWAALASAPAVAPLVAAPLARWLMVYALGTYPAPGDASSSGDSAVPVWGATAVAMGILLYLTSVAASPLGIAVAVCSGTLAALAAAGFLARRFGGLAPAAAFAIVEIAEVAVLIAFLLPTPR